A stretch of DNA from Montipora foliosa isolate CH-2021 chromosome 4, ASM3666993v2, whole genome shotgun sequence:
GGCGCTATCTCCAACAATCAAAGGTCTGATATTAGTTCCGCCTAAATCTCTAATTGGTGCAGACAGGATTTGCTCACTCTCAGCTTGATCGTAAATACCACTTAGTCTCAAGACTCTGGAATCGTGGATACTCCCAGGGTAACCGACAGACGCATGAAGAAATTTCAAGTTACTGTCAACTATACCTTGTAAAACTACGCTGTAATGTTGTTTACGGTTGTAGTAGTCTTCACGATTTCTCGGTGGAGCGTTGATTTCAATATGACATCCGTCGATTGCACCTACGATTTGAGGTATGCCATACTTCTCTTCAAATTCATCGATAGAATTTTGAATGTCTTCTCTCGTTACTGGAAATTGTATGAACTGATCTTTTTTTCGAGCGAGTGCTTTCTCGAACtcttcacaaatacattttGCGGTCGACTTCCCATATCCAAATTGCAAGCCACAAGTTCTAAAAGAATTACCTGTTGCGATCCGCCACAAGGCCAAGCCAACCCGTTCTCCTACACTTATAGGAGTTCGCATTCgggtttgttgtttttgaagatctGGCCTTACAAGGTTACATATATATTCAAAAGTTGGCCGAGTAACGCGAAAATGCTCTTTCCATAGGACATCTAATGAGTGGTCTCGCAAAAGAACCCGAAACCAGTTTTGCGGTCGTGGCCATACCCAAGCTCTTCTTCTTTGATGGTGGTTCTGTAAGAGCCGTTGTTGACGCAGTAGCAGCATCAGCAGGCGTCGTCGATATCGCTGAGAAATTTGAAAGGTTTCTCGCGAAAGAAAGAGTAGAAGGCCATGTTGAGCAAGACTTGTTCGTCTTAACAGCATGagcaaaataaatattaaagtgaAAATAACCTTCAGCCGTCGAGGTCGCATttcttttggtatttttttagCTTTCCAAATTCAAAGAGATTCTTTGAAGAAAACACATGCGGCAGCGTTTTCCCGCATAGGTAGCGAGGTATTAAAATTCCCGCCAAGACGAAAACAAACGAGATGGATCGAAATCTACCAATCACAACCGACAGACGTGACCTTTTAACTTGACCTTTTGACCCGGTTGAAGTGAACTTCTGTTTCCCGAGAGGTCCGCTTACTTAATTGACAGCAgcgaaattaaaatttaaatcgGTGCTTGCATGTGTGAACGACATTTCTTGACAAAAATTTAAGTGCACTTCAAGTACGTTACAGGTACACTTGAACTCAAGTGCACTTGAAGTGCACTTGAGGGTCTAGTGTGAACCAACCtagtatttcctttttttacagATTTTCTTACAACAACTCTTTTAACATCTTGTGCAGCTGCTTGATAAATTAATTCATTATCatcttgaaatttaattaaaaaaatcaagattCATTGGTGGATGTAATTGATATTCTTAAGTTTCAAAAGCAGAGTAACGATTTAATGGCATTATTGTGTCAAATGTCTTTGTTAATCTTGGATCACCATTACAAGTACCAACTGTTAATGCTGCTCTTTGTTTTATTCCTGaattattatttaaaacttTACTATTTGTTTATCAAGATAccaaaattcattttttgtAAGTGATTCAGCATCgtcttttttataaaaataagtttgtctaCATTATCAACAACATAAAGTTCTCTTGCATTTGATTTTAGAGCAATTTTATTAATTAGTGAAAAGGAACCATTAATTGGAGTGGCAGGAGAATCATCAGCAAGACCAGCCCCGTTTGCTTTTGCCTCAAAAGTATAAGTAAATCGAAAATGCTCATTATACCAATCATACCAATCGTGTCTCTTGTTAATGAAAACCTATAACCAGATTTTTCTTGTAGTTGATTATTCTTTGGTAAAGTAATTGGTGTATCAAGAATATTAAAATTaagtctcttttttttcttaaacatttctgtttttttttttcggaaaaaagaaagaaaggaagaaagaaagaaaaaatgttttaaaaaatcaattgacaggtgaaaaaaaatcgaaaccttctgtaaaaaataaaaaataaaatgtttaaaaatccAGAATTATTAGAAAAAACTACTTATAATAAAATCAACCATATCAACTTTGTTATTTTGTCTATCTGTTACCCTTACATTAATTAAAacttttttcttattacatttAACCAACTtaatcattttgttttaatttgaaaTGGGTAAGTATAAATTAATTACTTTTTGAAAATGCATAAATTACATCAATTTGTCGTTGATTAAAGGTTATTTTATTAAAAGCAATATCACAGTGAATATAAATTGTATCAGCATTTCTTGTAATATTTGGCAAACTTTCTGATACATCATTTTGTTTGTCAAATACGTTCTTTTAAAAACCAAGAAGATGTGGAAATTTACCATTACTTAAATAAGTTTCGTAATTACTATCAAAACAAATAACAGTTTATAAATAGCGGTGTTAAAATAAGTTCcataaagtgttttttttaccaTCAGATTGTAAAAGGCTCATCTGTGATTGAAGATTGCTGTTTACTGAAGCCTAATCATACATTCCATCCAGTAAAGTtattgttttccaaaatttgtcagtctttttaatttcttcaattttaatGAATTAACACGTACATTATACCACGAATAAAACTCTACAAGGGAATAGAAAAACATTTGCGAGCCGTTGGAGTCGTGATTGGCTTTCAACATCAACCGCACTGTCGCATTCAAAAACCACATGACACATGACACACATAGAAACTTGCCGCCCAGTTTCACATCACGACATTGAAACATAAAGGAAACGGGACAACAGGACGTTGAAATAGTTTCAAATGCACAATACGGAAAAAGACTGCGTTTATCGTCCTGTAACAGCCTTGCTACTAATGATCTTTTCGATCCTTATTTCGATGGTGAAATTAGCGAGGAGAACTGAGCAGATTCGGCCATGTCTACAAGTAGCCCAGCGACGAATGACCTACGGTTGAAGCCACACTGAGTCAACGAAAACGGTGAGTGATCTCAGTCCAAATACCAGTAAACGTTTTGAGACACCATTTGAAGACCACGAGAGAGACTACCCTTATATAATTAACCGTGGAACCAATTCATGGCGTTAATTCTTTGCCGAGTGAACGTAATGATATCGGTTGAATGTGTTCCCCTTGGAGATTGGAATCAGAGACGGAAGATGGCATGGCAAGTAAATTTTTTAATTAAccttaaattttgattttggaaatttccatcgTCGTTTTGAATTAAGTTGGAGATTTCCACGGTCGTGCCTCTTGCAAATTTGACTTTGCAAATTTCCGTGGTCATTTTGTATCAACCCTACATCTTTGACGCTGGAAATTTCCGTCGTCATTTTGCATTGCATTGGACTGATTTTAAACTTAGAGGTTACGATGATGTCGTCAAACAGATTTGAATGTTCAGTAACTCGTGCAACACTTATTTGCCTTTCTTGACAAAAAAGTCAATCCGCCttcttcaatttggaaatatttGGAACCTTTCTTCTCATTCTTGACATCAATTTATGTTTCTGGCAATAATTGAAAGAAACCTCTGAATTTCTTGCCAAgtccttttagcaaaaaaagattatttttaagcaaaatggtccatctTTCAGTGCACCTTCAAAGGACCGGCAATTCCGGCATGCTCTCTTGGTATTTTTGCCACACTTAACTGAGTGGAAGGTTGGCAAAAAAAACCGTACAttgagcctttttttttttcaaatccaagCTTGGCAATTCGGGCTTAGCAATTTTAAACCTCAAATAACCTACTTTGTGCCAAAATTCCCAGTTTTCTTAGCACATTTTAATCGGAAATATCaacattttgccaaaaattaatgttttacaATATCTCCGTTGGTTTTAGAACGTGTTACGTCAAACCTTTAAATACGAACCCTTTttgggagtaactgcagaatattaccctgccactcgaacaaAGTTCTGCCAagccggctacgcggtacgcagaaactaataaattcaagtggaAGTATGTGATTTATTCAAGTAACAATCAATTGCGAATTGAAAATGGCTATCTTAGAAGCTGGCTGCGTGgtgagatagatagatagatagataaatcgtTTATTAAAAGAACAACTCGCAGTCGTGAGACTGAATTACGTGTACAATATAAAACATAAGATAATAAACTAATATACAATAatctaaatataaaaatatgcataaagctaataaaccattcattcattcacaatACAAGGATAGATTAAGCTTCTTCCTTTTGGCAAGTTAATTCAGTATAGTATCTATCAGCATAgctaaaaatgaaagaatttctGGTACGATTGGTCTTAAGGTTTGGTAACTGAAAACACCTTTTCTTTCTCAACCTACTACTATAGGAGTTGGCCTTCGGTGGTAGTAAGTTCATTAACTTATGAGAGTTATTATTTACAATGCTATCAAAAAGTTTACTGCATAAACTGTCCCTTCGATTTACCAGGGAAGGAAGATCAGCCTTAACAATTGCATCAGCGTTTGAAAGGCCTGCGGTAAGCATTGCGGTAAGCATTGCGGTAAGCATTGAGATAATCAATTGAAAATGGAAGTCTATTTTAGAAACTGGCTACGCTGTACACGGAAGATAATCAATTCAAGATGGAAGGCTATCTTAGAAggtggctacgcggtacgcagtgaGATAATCTCGTGAACGTGTaattaaccaaaccgtaaaatgaaagctaaaatgttgaaaaagtgcttaggcctaatcactgaaacgagcgcttaggcttaatcagtaaacgagtgcttttttgttggctagattgcagaatacccggcccacaaAATATCTAACTTGAAAACTGCTCCCACAGTGCCGCCGTCGTATTGTATTGCTGCAGTCCTACAGCCCCGTAGTCGTTAGTCGTTGAAATGATAATCAGTCGTGTTGCAATGCTGcttccgcagtcccgcagtctcGTAGTTGCCAAAATGAATTACAACTCCGTTGCTTAATCGAGCGCATCGATGCCTCGTTTGTTACAAcgacaacaacgacaacaacaacaacaacaacaataacacaaATACATTACTTGTACCCTTTCTTTAATTTGTCGTGCCGAATATCCTATTTTCAGATTCGTGAGACGGCTGGTTAAGGAATCTCTAATGTCTCATCGGAAAGAAATTAGCAATGTAACCCCAGTTTTGGTTGGTTTACCAGAAGGGTCTTCATTGTCTTCGGCTAGAATTTACGATCATCTTTCACCAAGAAGACAAGCAGTCCTATTCCAGGCTAAAAGGGTTAAAGAAGAATTCCACTATCAATATTGCTGGTCAAAGGGTTCCGATATTTGCTTGCGAAAAGACTCCACATCGCGCATAATCAAGCTCAAGAGCATGGCGGACCTCGACCAACTTAAACGTAAACTGGCTACTCAAGGTTAGACTTTACTAAAATGTCTATTGTACACGATAAAAATGTCTTCTCGTAAAGCAAAAAAACAGTCCGCGATCGAAATTAAGGCCCTACTCGCGCAACTACCTTATTATAGCTGCAAAGACCTGACTTCTGCTCACCCACAGTTTAATAGTTTAATTGATGATAATCGACCTTCAAGAAAATCGCTAGATTCTTTCAGTGGTCTCTACGACCTTAGTGTATTCCAGCTAAACTCTCTTGATAGAGATATTGATCCTGATATAAATTTTACTTCCAATAGGATTCGCTCAAAATATTATTCTCCACACAGCTTTGCGCAGTTCATTGACGGCAAACGGTTGCAATCAAAAGTTTCCTTTTTGCATACAAATATACGTAGCTTAAAGAAAAATTTCGAAAAATTTTAACAACACGTTTTAAGTGAATTGAATTTCCGTTTTACCATTATTGGTGTAACAGAAACTCGTATATGCGATCGTGAATGTAGTTTTAATTTTGTCCCAGAATTACCAGGTTACTGTTTTGAATCAGTCCCGACATCTTTATCTGCCGGTGGTGTTGGCCTGTTCATTGATCAGAATTGTAAATACCGCGTCCTTGAACGAGTCTCCAATTTTTGTTATCAAGCCCTTTGGATTGAACTTCATTTGCCTAACAATAAGAAATCTGTATGTGGTGTTACTTATAGGCAATACAATAACGCTAATGAGTTTCTAGAATATTTGTCAGATTTTCTTGAGCGTCAATGCCGTCAAAATCtgaatatttatctcatggGAGACTTCAACATAGATCTGTTAAAATATGAAACTTGTGGTTACACACAAACTTTACTGCAAACGATGCAAAGTTTTTCCATGGTTCCAGTGGTTGATAAACCGACTAGAGTCTATGGTAATTCAGCAACTTTAATTGACAATATTTTCCTAAATAATCCTGAGAATAATATAGTTTGCGGCAATATCGTGTCCGGTACAACAGATCACTTCTCTCAGATGTGTATATTAACGTCGCAATGTAAAACATTCTTttcaaataacaaaacaaaggttCGTGATTATTCAGCCTTCAATGCAAAATCTTTTATTATCGACTTGCAGAATATTAATTGGAATAATATTTCCAAACTTACTGATGCTAATCAATCGTTCTCCTGGTTTTACAAATGCGTCAATAACATAATTAATAAACACGCCCCTTTAAGAAGTATATCCAATCGTAAACAAAAATTCCTTGCTAAACCATGGCTGACTGCGGGTTTAAGAAAATCAATTAGGGTAAAGAATGCCCTCTTCTATACCTCAGATTGGGACAAATACAAATTTTACAGAAATAAAATCACCTCCCTTACGAGATTAAGTAAAGCGAACTATTATCAAAGTTTCTTTGATCTCAACATACGTAATATGCGCCAAACTTGGAAAGGAATTAACGAACTAATTGGaaactataaaaagaaaaataagcatAGTCCAACTAACTTTATTCGACCAAATCCGAATGAGGCTCCGTGACCCGAAGGAAATAAGCAATATTCTTAACAAACATTTCGCCACTGTTGGGAGCAAATTGGCTTCTAAAATTCCTCAGACTTTAAATACATTCTTTGATTATCTAGATCCACCACTTAATCGCACTTTCTTCTTTGATCCTATTATTCCGGAAGATATTAActttgaaattttaattttacaagaTAACAAGGCCCATGGTCTTTACTCATCTCCGGTTAGGTTGTTAAAATTGGCAAAAAGTGTCATATCTGTACCTCTTGCCACGATTTTTAATCAGTCTATTTGCTCAGGGATTTTTCCATCTAAATTAAAACGTGCTAAGATTATCCCGATATTTAAGGACAAAGATGACTGAATGCCCGAAAACTATCGACTTATTTCACTGCTCTCGATTTATAGcaagatttttgaaaaacttaTGTACTCCACACTTACCAAGTTTGTCAAAGATTGCCACATTCTCTATGATCAGCAATATGGTTTTCGTAGTAAACACAGTACTCAGCATGCTATACTTGATATTGTTAACACAATTCTCCAAAATATGGACAACGGTAAATTTTCGTGCGGTGTTTTCATCGATctcaagaaagcttttgacactgttaatCATGAGATTTTGTTAgctaaacttgaaaattatGGTGTTAGAGGTGTAATTAACTCCTGGTTCAGATCATATCTAACTGATCGAAAGCAAAACACGGAAGTTAATAATGTTGTGTCTGAGGCTGAAACGACCTTGTGCGGCGTGCCACAAGGCTCAGTCCTCGGACCACTCTTGTTCCATCTGTACATCAATGATATTTACAAGTCCTCTtcgttattttccttttatctATTCGCTGACGACACCAGTATAATACTTTCAAATAACAACTTAAAGGAACTCGAGTCTCTTGTTAATCGCGAGCTTGGCAACGTCAACGAATGGCTTAAGGCCAACAAACTGTCTCTGAACATAAAGAAATCGAACTTTGTCATCTTTCGTCCCCGGCAAAAGAATATGCCCTTCATACCTAGGATTAGAATTCTTGACTCCGTAACTAACACCTACGCAAACCTTGAAATGAAAGATTATGTAAAATATCTTGGCTTGATGATTGATTCAAATCTTTCATGGAAATATCACATAGAATCTATCTGCCACAAAATCAGCAAGTCGATAGGAATTATAGCCAAGATTCGACATTATGTCTCGCGTCGTGTTTTACTTTCAGTGTACAACTCATTAATTGTCCCTTACTGAACTTATGGTATTTGTGCTTGGGGTAATTGTCCCTTGACATTTCAAAGAAAgattgtaactttacaaaaacgGGCCTTACGTCTTATTTACTTCTGTAAGTCTAAAGAACACACCGTATCCTTCTTTCTCAAATCAAATTGCCTTCCCCTACCTAGCCGTTTTTTTGTAGAGATTGTAGCTATTTACTGTATGATATAAACAGACAGTCAGCACCAGCTAGTATACTCAATCATTTTCTTAAAACAAGTCAGATTCACAATTACAGAACTAGATCTGTCTCTAGCGACTCgttttattttaagttctctAGAACTAATAAAATGTATTCCTTTTTCTCGAGAATTCGTGCCCAAATTTGGAACTCTATTCCCTACTCGATTAAACTACTTAAACGCTCGTTCTTTCGTAAAAagataaaggaattattactaaATTTCTTGCGGTCAGAAGATGATTATGTGGAAGTCTCCCGTCTTATTAAGCTATTTAATACTTTAAGTTAGCCTCTTGTCATAATTTTAatgtacttgttttgttttaggttAGTTCATTCTATTTACTGTGTAACTGTATAGTAATGTCTTTACTGTTATTTAGTTCATCTATAGATAACCTTGTACTTGTAGAATGTCCTCAGTTCTCCCCGCCTCGATTAGTTTATAAGCTATTTGCGGGtggaaagaaatgtaattatttatttctaattttcaataaaatttgtcgTTGTTtcgttgtttgttatttttgtgaatCATATGATCGCAAACACGATCACAAGATATTCTACTAGCGCGCTTCACATGAAAATACCTCGTTCTATAATCCATAATCGTTCTATAATCGTTCTATAATCCAAATAATCGTGAGTTCAAACATTGACGCACAATCAATCGCTTAACATCTTCACCATCTTTGTAAGATACCCGGGAACAGGTAAACGTATCGTGACTTCACTTGAAAATTCTTTCACTCTACTTGA
This window harbors:
- the LOC137999475 gene encoding uncharacterized protein; protein product: MRTPISVGERVGLALWRIATGNSFRTCGLQFGYGKSTAKCICEEFEKALARKKDQFIQFPVTREDIQNSIDEFEEKYGIPQIVGAIDGCHIEINAPPRNREDYYNRKQHYSVVLQGIVDSNLKFLHASVGYPGSIHDSRVLRLSGIYDQAESEQILSAPIRDLGGTNIRPLIVGDSAYPLSSWLIKPYQDRGHLPRDERKFNVKLSALRSVVERAFGMLKGRWRIVMKKIEQKVPNVTKATIAACVLHNICISLNDEYDGDESDSDGDDSSDDGGDFEPASDMKNAMKDYVWNNL